A genomic window from Nicotiana sylvestris chromosome 11, ASM39365v2, whole genome shotgun sequence includes:
- the LOC104241760 gene encoding uncharacterized protein, with product MEFLSPPSTSPYVTAPTSPTSYMVQYHSAPASPGKRFSRTRGDGDYELTLSDFEFETCEDEQSWHEKGREMAFADEIFSNGQVMPLKLPPRLQCDDDMKYTTQRSITCSTIAPTAMVKSPFARRDVDPFVVAMQKVMKEENRGRSNNSNRHKRARSLSPFRAKNMEWTIEEMRQEIVSMTPIQPSSPNPRKPIESKAKGASYGRWVLDHSMIIGPGPKESKKPKNKKEPKPTSKGDIFVETKMQKFKGMLVKYASFRKENSEGKMNNPILAIWKPNYFKKLSFKFKGNGNGNVSKKVNGGEPKLVIVKYKPALCLGYGLEKA from the coding sequence ATGGAGTTTTTATCTCCACCTTCAACTTCTCCCTATGTGACTGCACCAACTAGTCCAACTTCTTACATGGTGCAGTACCATAGCGCTCCGGCTAGTCCAGGTAAAAGGTTCAGTAGAACTAGAGGTGATGGCGACTATGAGTTGACCTTGAGTGATTTTGAATTTGAAACGTGCGAGGATGAGCAATCATGGCACGAAAAAGGAAGAGAGATGGCATTTGCGGATGAAATTTTCTCTAATGGTCAAGTCATGCCCCTTAAACTACCACCAAGGCTCCAATGTGACGATGACATGAAATATACTACCCAACGATCGATTACATGTTCAACTATCGCTCCGACTGCCATGGTTAAGTCTCCGTTTGCTCGACGGGACGTTGATCCTTTCGTTGTTGCCATGCAAAAGGTGATGAAGGAAGAAAATAGAGGGAGAAGTAACAATTCAAATCGCCATAAACGCGCAAGGTCACTCTCACCATTTAGAGCCAAAAATATGGAATGGACTATTGAGGAAATGAGACAAGAAATTGTATCCATGACTCCAATTCAACCTTCAAGCCCAAATCCAAGAAAGCCCATTGAGTCTAAGGCCAAGGGAGCATCATATGGAAGATGGGTTTTAGACCATTCTATGATTATTGGGCCAGGCCCAAAAGAATCCAAGAAGCCCAAAAACAAGAAAGAGCCCAAGCCCACTTCAAAAGGGGATATTTTTGTGGAAACCAAAATGCAAAAATTCAAAGGAATGTTAGTGAAATATGCATCATTTAGAAAGGAGAATAGTGAAGGAAAGATGAATAATCCAATTTTAGCTATATGGAAGCCAAATTATTTCAAGAAATTGAGTTTCAAATTCAAGGGAAATGGTAATGGCAATGTGAGTAAAAAGGTAAATGGAGGGGAGCCAAAGTTGGTGATTGTGAAGTACAAACCAGCACTTTGTTTGGGTTATGGACTTGAAAAAGCTTAA